In Paralichthys olivaceus isolate ysfri-2021 chromosome 1, ASM2471397v2, whole genome shotgun sequence, the following are encoded in one genomic region:
- the mapk8ip1b gene encoding C-Jun-amino-terminal kinase-interacting protein 1 isoform X4 yields the protein MLHLDLIDGADGYRGDTETLKASAIAPPPATKDPAAPVTMDTYRPKRPTTLNLFPIVPRTQDTLNNNSFGKKYSWQEKVSGSSSPLKTGELTPPHEHSCLSDEDKVQGGGAQTKDRGTSTDGPCRHGSGHSHGSSTAAVTRSKLQEKPPAPPPPQNYTPAPLYPAGKVDGSGTHRERIRYHTDVHVEPTEEIYLTPVQRSADPLEPPIAQDRPYLSQQTEQGRMSISSDTEGPPPYQPLPDRTNPSIYEEEEVYVPPPSYASCVESLITPPSMALSARSSLALDLSLKGAGTGAGAVLRAGSSVEYVDATDESYCGEDEDVDRIIMDGRMRKGVGKGSGGRSAPQRTSMNSEASGLSYDSVKYTLVVDEHAQLELVSLRQCYQGYSDDSDTATIYDNCVSSPYESAIGEEYEEDDEDEDGARTGGVRREATACLSEDSTPEADLHFSKKFLNVFMNGRSSSSSVEGAESFGLYSCVINGEEKDQSHRAVYRFVPRHDDELELEVDDPLLVEVQAEDYWYEGYNMRTGARGIFPAYYAIEVTKDTESYKGTEVKSSEWMDRYRLKFLGSVQVPYHKGNDVLCAAMQKIATNRRMTVKYNPPSSCILEISVKGVKLAVQEDFYACDRSNECSHFFQLKNVSFCGYHPKNSKYFGFITKHPADQRFACHVFVSENSTKPLAESVGKAFQLYYKEFVELSCPTEDIYLE from the exons ATGCTGCATTTGGACCTCATAGACGGTGCTGACGGTTACCGCGGTGACACCGAGACACTGAAGGCGTCTGCCATCGCACCCCCTCCGGCTACCAAGGACCCTGCAGCACCTGTTACCATGGATACCTACCGGCCCAAGAGACCCACGACCCTTAACCTCTTCCCAATTGTGCCACGCACACAG GACACGTTAAACAACAACTCCTTCGGGAAGAAGTACAGTTGGCAGGAGAAGGTTTCAGGCTCGTCGTCGCCTCTGAAAACAG GTGAGCTCACCCCTCCGCACGAGCACAGCTGCCTGAGCGACGAGGACAAGGTGCAGGGCGGCGGAGCGCAGACCAAAGACCGGGGGACCTCCACTGACGGCCCCTGCAGACACGGCTCCGGACACTCGCACGGCTCGTCTACGGCAGCGGTGACACGCTCCAAACTTCAGGAGAAGCCACCCGCTCCCCCGCCACCGCAGAACTACACACCAGCTCCTCTGTATCCAGCAGGGAAGGTAGATGGAAGTGGGACCCACCGGGAGAGGATCCGCTACCACACGGACGTTCATGTGGAGCCTACAGAGGAGATCTATCTGACTCCTGTGCAGCGTTCTGCCGACCCCCTCGAACCCCCCATCGCTCAGGACCGGCCTTATCTCTCCCAGCAGACTGAGCAGGGCCGTATGTCCATCAGCTCCGACACTGAGGGCCCGCCTCCGTACCAGCCCCTCCCAGATCGGACAAACCCCTCCATctacgaggaggaagaggtctACGTCCCCCCACCCTCATATGCTTCCTGCGTAGAGTCCCTCATCACGCCGCCCAGCATGGCTCTCTCAGCTCGCTCCTCCCTCGCTCTGGACCTCAGCTTGAAGGGGGCAGGAACGGGGGCCGGGGCCGTACTGAGAGCAGGGTCATCGGTGGAATATGTGGACGCCACAGATGAAAGCTACTGCGGAGAGGACGAGGATGTGGACAGGATAATAATGGACGGACGAATGAGGAAGGGCGTAGGAAAAGGCAGTGGCGGCAGATCCGCCCCGCAAAGGACTTCCATGAACTCGGAGGCCAGCGGCCTTTCGTATGACTCAGTCAAATACACGCTGGTGGTGGATGAGCACGCTCAGCTCGAGCTGGTCAGTCTCCGTCAGTGTTACCAAGGGTACAGTGACGACAGCGACACGGCCACCATCTACGACAACTGCGTCTCCTCGCCCTACGAGTCGGCCATCGGGGAGGAGTATGAGGAGGATGACGAGGACGAGGACGGGGCTCGGACAGGAGGAGTCAGGAGAGAGGCCACAGCTTGTCTGTCTGAAGACTCCACTCCAGAGGCCGACCTGCACTTCTCCAAGAAGTTCCTCAATGTCTTCATGAACGGacgctccagctcctccagt GTTGAAGGTGCAGAGTCCTTTGGTTTATACTCATGTGTCATAAACGGTGAGGAGAAGGACCAGAGCCACAGAGCCGTCTACAG ATTTGTCCCTCGACACGACGACGAGTTGGAGCTGGAGGTGGACGACCCGTTGCTGGTGGAGGTCCAGGCGGAGGATTACTGGTACGAGGGCTACAACATGCGAACGGGAGCCCGTGGGATCTTCCCGGCTTACTATGCTATAGAAGTGACCAAGGACACAGAGAGCTACAAAGGAACTGAAG tGAAGAGCAGTGAGTGGATGGACAGATACCGGCTGAAGTTCCTGGGCTCGGTCCAAGTCCCGTACCACAAAGGAAATGATGTTCTGTGTGCCGCCATGCAGAAG ATTGCCACCAACAGAAGGATGACCGTCAAGTACAACCCACCGTCCTCCTGCATCCTGGAGATCAGCGTGAAAGGCGTCAAACTCGCGGTTCAAGAGGATTTTTACGCTTGTGACAGA agtaACGAGTGCAGTCACTTCTTCCAGTTAAAGAACGTCTCCTTCTGCGGCTATCACCCCAAAAACAGCAA GTATTTCGGTTTCATCACAAAACATCCAGCAGACCAGAGATTTGCCtgccatgtgtttgtgtctgaaaactCCACCAAACCCCTGGCAGAGTCAGTGGG gaaAGCCTTCCAGTTGTACTATAAAGAATTTGTGGAGTTATCGTGCCCGACAGAGGACATCTACTTGGAATAG